One genomic region from Halomicrobium zhouii encodes:
- a CDS encoding DUF7519 family protein, translating into MSSERVNGSMAGSEQGDETVRAVEVTHSPATVSSVLAVVAALVAVVASATSLLAMAVSAFGLVGVVAGLFAFESERAVAIGTGIVFVGVVLSGVFGNSLPLLVLGSLATVLSFDYGQNAFSVGSQLSDQTDTIRGEVVHAAASVVVGILIVGVAYGVYAVAVEGLSYGALAFLLFGGLLLVWGIRS; encoded by the coding sequence ATGAGTTCAGAACGAGTCAACGGCAGTATGGCGGGTTCGGAACAGGGCGACGAGACGGTACGGGCGGTCGAGGTAACGCACTCCCCGGCGACGGTGAGCAGTGTCCTGGCGGTCGTGGCGGCACTGGTGGCGGTCGTCGCCAGTGCCACGTCGCTGCTGGCGATGGCGGTCAGCGCCTTCGGCCTGGTCGGCGTCGTCGCGGGCCTGTTCGCGTTCGAGTCCGAGCGTGCCGTCGCCATCGGGACGGGCATCGTCTTCGTCGGCGTCGTCCTGAGCGGCGTGTTCGGCAACTCGCTGCCGCTGCTGGTGCTCGGCTCGCTGGCGACGGTGCTGTCGTTCGACTACGGACAGAACGCCTTCAGCGTCGGCTCGCAGCTCTCTGACCAGACCGATACCATCAGGGGCGAGGTCGTCCACGCCGCGGCGAGCGTCGTGGTCGGCATCCTCATTGTCGGCGTCGCCTACGGCGTGTACGCGGTCGCCGTCGAGGGCCTGTCCTACGGCGCGCTCGCGTTCCTGCTGTTCGGCGGGTTGCTCCTGGTCTGGGGCATCAGGTCCTGA
- a CDS encoding AAA family ATPase, whose product MASELSIQAASEEIDLVVDEIRSSVIIEEEFLETVLVGLLSQGHVLLEDVPGTGKTLTANSFAEALGLSFSRIQFTPDLLPNDVTGTYIYNEQKGEFEFNEGPIFANVILADEINRAPPKTQAALLEAMGEGQVTTEGDTRQLPEPFFVIATQNPVEQEGTFPLPEAQVDRFNIKSSIGYPDNDGEVELLRRRNDRSAPTPTVEQVLDHDRVTALQEVPETVTVTEDMLEYIAAISRATREDHRVQVGMSPRGTQRLYEAVRAQAVVEGRNYVTPDDVKTVSRATMAHRMVLTAESQVQDVDRNDIIEDVLEEIPVPTVEAPA is encoded by the coding sequence ATGGCGTCAGAGTTATCGATCCAGGCGGCAAGTGAAGAGATTGACCTGGTAGTCGACGAGATACGATCGTCGGTTATCATCGAGGAGGAGTTCCTCGAGACGGTCCTGGTGGGACTGCTCTCCCAGGGCCACGTCCTCCTCGAGGACGTGCCGGGGACGGGGAAGACGCTGACGGCGAACAGCTTCGCCGAGGCGCTCGGCCTCTCCTTCTCCCGGATCCAGTTCACGCCGGACCTGCTCCCCAACGACGTCACGGGGACCTACATCTACAACGAGCAGAAAGGCGAGTTCGAGTTCAACGAGGGCCCCATCTTCGCCAACGTCATCCTGGCCGACGAGATCAACCGCGCGCCGCCGAAGACCCAGGCCGCCCTGCTCGAGGCGATGGGTGAGGGCCAGGTCACCACCGAGGGTGACACTCGCCAGCTGCCCGAGCCGTTCTTCGTCATCGCGACGCAGAACCCCGTCGAGCAGGAGGGGACCTTCCCGCTCCCCGAGGCGCAGGTCGACCGATTCAACATCAAGTCCAGTATCGGCTACCCCGACAACGATGGCGAGGTCGAACTCCTGCGTCGCCGGAACGACCGCTCGGCGCCGACGCCGACGGTCGAGCAGGTGCTGGACCACGACCGCGTCACGGCGCTCCAGGAGGTCCCCGAGACCGTCACCGTCACGGAGGACATGCTGGAGTACATCGCGGCCATCTCCCGGGCGACCAGGGAGGACCACCGCGTCCAGGTCGGCATGAGCCCCCGCGGGACCCAGCGTCTCTACGAGGCCGTCCGCGCCCAGGCGGTCGTCGAGGGGCGCAACTACGTGACGCCGGACGACGTCAAGACCGTCTCGCGGGCGACGATGGCCCACCGCATGGTCCTGACCGCCGAGTCACAGGTCCAGGACGTCGACCGCAACGACATCATCGAGGACGTCCTCGAAGAGATTCCGGTACCGACCGTCGAGGCGCCGGCCTGA